One Ostrea edulis chromosome 2, xbOstEdul1.1, whole genome shotgun sequence genomic region harbors:
- the LOC125681580 gene encoding uncharacterized protein LOC125681580 — protein MLWMPLNWSVLFVSLVVAESRKNRPDQEMFRNIDKHQLLLSLMTELQSSYIFRDGANEKQNGILWEGAGLPDSTVGAVSCFSILTDLSLASKNFKTWSACKQLFPAINFTTYQDRDNEIDNREIVESENRIRTGDLSSWGKYTCSWRIGCLVICLLITLKRDYLWKRKLESVSRIDASVQCCIISDWPEAVPYVPCFAPLREDDLETDASGRKCPNFYRLPGSIDRKYELIRKLSKYLAVGEAIYRVGILLGLTATDICIIKQDYKGDSKEIAYRCLKKWTEIRPREGSRELEDAIVKAGLGGILQRILN, from the exons ATGTTGTGGATGCCGTTAAACTGGAGCGTACTGTTTGTCAGCCTGGTTGTGGCTGAATCCCGCAAAAACAGACCAGATCAGGAAATGTTCCGTAACATCGATAAACACCAGCTTCTGCTGTCGTTGATGACCGAGTTACAGAGCAGTTACATATTCCGTGACGGGGCCAACGAAAAGCAGAATGGGATTCTTTGGGAG GGAGCTGGACTTCCGGATAGTACAGTGGGCGCTGTTAGCTGTTTCTCAATTCTGACGGATCTGTCTCTTGCTTCTAAGAACTTTAAAACATGGTCGGCCTGCAAGCAGCTGTTTCCTGCAATAAACTTCACTACTTACCAGGACAGGGACAACGAAATCGATAACCG agAAATAGTTGAATCTGAGAACAGAATTAGGACGGGCGACCTCTCTTCGTGGGGAA AGTACACGTGCAGCTGGAGAATCGGGTGTTTAGTTATCTGTCTTCTGATCACATTGAAAAGAG attattTATGGAAGAGGAAGTTAGAAAG TGTTTCCCGGATCGATGCGTCCGTCCAGTGTTGTATAATATCTGATTGGCCGGAAGCGGTGCCTTATGTCCCGTGCTTCGCTCCTCTACGAGAAGATGATCTGGAGACGGACGCCTCTGGAAGGAAATGTCCGAACTTTTACCGCCTTCCCGGAAGCATTGACAGGAAAT ATGAACTCATCCGAAAGCTCTCTAAGTATCTAGCTGTGGGGGAGGCAATATACCGTGTCGGCATACTTCTGGGCCTAACGGCTACAGACATATGCATAATTAAACAAGACTATAAAGGCGATTCCAAGGAAATTGCTTACCGATGCTTGAAAAAGTGGACGGAAATTCGACCGCGCGAAGGATCACGGGAACTGGAGGACGCCATTGTAAAAGCCGGGTTAGGTGGTATACTTCAACgcattttgaattaa
- the LOC125681575 gene encoding myogenesis-regulating glycosidase-like, which produces MIVTCSSGMLLLVSFTLGTNYVEGKKDDINNEYCDSDKCGSLVRNLVYNEDSVSLSITENGVKFIEQFFPASLKSLTPTDCRESRNEFCLTWGDSLKAVMKRKSLKSKECFELNFTSKPSSDILPTSCIPLEGAAWYGGAELHTQRWPLNDVDLPMQPFISNDIVPEETAFGNVLEPYWINSKGVGLYVSDLSPLHVAINEKKSRLLCLQAKYEDPHFPELISQYLSLNYTVCKQRNVKEIRNFVHDLIFDIPNGMPDEKMIKSPIWSTWARYKTLINQTKVIKFSEEIKSKGFSNSQIEIDDKFTVKYGDFDFDSEKFPDPLGMFKNLKADGFRTTVWITPFANLDSYAFSDGVEKGYWLRDIAGKVPALVKWWQGIGAILDVTNEEAVDWFVTRLRDIQTEYQIDSFKFDAGEMTYMPSSYSTRYRLGNPGFFTTLYVDMVSRFGDMIEVRCGYKSQRHPVFVRMGDKESTWGYENGFKSLIPTVLTMGILGYPYVLPDMIGGNGYGENLGIDVVLPERELYIRWMQLTAYLPSMQFSFVPWDYDEEVVAIAKEMVKVHEEVVTPILFQASMEAQKSGAPLIRPLWWIEPDVDQALNCDDEFLVGDVLLVAPITDRGSRSRDIYIPRGEWRDNLHGDTVIGPVTLRNFEVALQQIATFNLVS; this is translated from the exons ATGATTGTGACATGTAGTAGTGGTATGCTTCTTCTTGTAAGTTTTACTCTGGGAACAAATTATGTTGAAGGGAAGAAAGACGATATAAACAACGAATATTGTGATTCTGACAAATGTGGTTCACTGGTGAGAAATCTTGTTTACAATGAGGACTCCGTCAGTTTGTCCATCACAGAAAACGGTGTCAAGTTCATCGAACAGTTCTTTCCAGCCTCCTTAAAATCACTTACACCTACCGACTGTCGCGAATCCCGCAACGAGTTCTGTTTGACGTGGGGAGATTCTCTAAAGGCAGTAATGAAAAGGAAATCTCTGAAAAGCAAGGAATGCTTTGAGCTGAATTTCACATCGAAGCCATCATCAGACATTCTTCCCACATCCTGCATTCCGCTAGAGGGCGCTGCGTGGTACGGGGGCGCGGAATTACACACACAAAGGTGGCCACTCAATGACGTCGACTTACCAATGCAACCattcatttcaaatgatatcGTTCCAGAAGAGACTGCTTTTGGTAACGTTTTGGAGCCGTACTGGATCAATTCTAAAGGCGTGGGTCTGTACGTGAGCGATCTCTCCCCTTTGCATGTTGCAATTAATGAAAAGAAGTCTCGTCTGCTCTGCCTTCAGGCGAAATATGAAGACCCACACTTTCCAGAACTTATATCGCAGTATCTTTCTCTTAATTATACAGTATGTAAGCAACGCAATGTTAAAGAGATAAGAAATTTCGTTCATgatttaatatttgatattccCAATGGTATGCCGGACGAAAAGATGATCAAAAGTCCAATCTGGTCAACGTGGGCGAGGTACAAAACTCTCATAAATCAAACGAAAGTCATAAAATTTTCTGAAGAAATTAAAAGCAAAGGATTTTCTAACAGTCAGATTGAAATTGACGATAAATTTACAGTAAAGTACGGAGATTTTGACTTTGATTCAGAGAAGTTCCCGGACCCGCTAGGAATGTTTAAAAACCTGAAGGCAGATGGATTTCGGACAACAGTTTGGATAACACCCTTTGCTAACTTGGATTCCTATGCTTTCTCTGATGGAGTAGAGAAAGGTTATTGGTTGCGAGATATTGCCGGGAAAGTTCCGGCGCTGGTAAAGTGGTGGCAAGGAATAGGTGCAATCCTCGACGTCACTAATGAGGAAGCCGTAGATTGGTTTGTCACGCGCCTTCGCGACATACAAACTGAATATCAAATCGACTCTTTCAAGTTTGATGCTGGTGAAATGACGTACATGCCATCCTCCTATTCCACTCGATACAGACTGGGAAATCCGGGATTCTTTACCACACTTTATGTTGACATGGTTTCCAGATTTGGTGACATGATAGAAGTAAGATGCGGTTACAAATCGCAGAGACATCCTGTGTTTGTTAGAATGGGCGATAAAGAATCTACGTGGGGCTATGAAAATGGGTTTAAAAGTCTTATTCCCACAGTCCTTACCATGGGGATTCTGGGATATCCATACGTACTGCCGGATATGATCGGTGGGAATGGCTATGGAGAAAACCTCGGTATTGATGTGGTTTTGCCGGAGAGGGAATTGTACATCCGCTGGATGCAGCTTACGGCCTATTTACCGTCAATGCAATTTTCGTTTGTGCCATGGGACTATGACGAGGAAGTTGTTGCGATTGCAAAAGAGATGGTGAAAGTGCATGAAGAGGTGGTGACTCCAATCTTATTTCAGGCCTCCATGGAAGCTCAAAAATCGG gagcACCTCTGATCCGGCCGTTGTGGTGGATAGAACCAGATGTTGATCAGGCTTTAAACTGTGACGACGAATTCCTGGTTGGAGATGTGTTACTGGTCGCCCCGATTACAGACAGGGGTTCAAGGTCGAGAGACATTTACATTCCTCGAGGAGAGTGGCGCGATAACCTTCACGGTGATACTGTTATCGGGCCCGTTACTCTTCGGAACTTCGAGGTCGCCTTACAACAAATAGCAACTTTTAATCTAGTCAGCTAA